CAGGGTTCCGTAGTGCCGGTACAACATGACCACCAACGAAAGCATGAGGGCCGACGATGCAAAGGCTATGACTATAGCAGTAAGGGTCATGGCCTGAGGGGTGGGAAGGACGAACACGTCCACCGGGCCAGGGAGAAAGTGGATAGGAATATCTCCGTTAAAACGGTAACCCAGGACCACCAAAAACATATTGGCGGCGGACTCCATGAGGCAGACCCCTATGGCTATCTTGACGAGGTTATTCTCGACGATAACCGAGATAAGCCCCATCAGGAAAAGCAGCCCTACCACGAAGAAAGGTAAATTAGCCATCATAACCTGTCTCCTTTCCGCTCTTCTCGGACACGTCGGTCATCATCCATCGGAACATCACTATGAGAATGATAGTCAGTGCCCCAGCTACCTCTATCCCCACCGCCAGGTCCATCAGACCGATGTTCCCTGAGAAGGGGATTATGCCATGAGTGGAGTTTACCGCCACGTCGTGGGGAATGGAGAGAAAATTATACATAAAAGTCCCATGTTTTATCCCACCTATCCCCAAAAATATAAACAGGAGCAGGCCGAAGAACATCAGACCCCAGTAGACCGACAGCTTCACCCACTCTAAGACCTTTTTGCCTCCGTGAGCGACGAGAAGCAGGGCCATAAAGGACGCCACGATAGCCCCTCCCTGGAACCCTCCACCAGGGGTGATATCGCCGTGAACGATTACGTAAACCCCAAAAATGACCAGAAACCAGGCAAAAAGGTCACAGACCGTCCTCGCTACTATGGATAACGGCTTCAAGGCCTAATTCCCCCCTTTTCTAAAAAGAGCCACCACGGAGCAGAGAGCGGTGAAAAGAACCGCCGATTCTCCTAGGGTATCGAAAGCACGGTAGTCGAAGACTATGGAGGTAACCACGTTCTCCGCCGACCGATCCTCCAAGGCGTGGGTAAGATAGTATTCGTCCATCTCCACGGCATTTGGCTTTCCAAAG
The uncultured Dethiosulfovibrio sp. genome window above contains:
- a CDS encoding cation:proton antiporter subunit C, whose protein sequence is MMANLPFFVVGLLFLMGLISVIVENNLVKIAIGVCLMESAANMFLVVLGYRFNGDIPIHFLPGPVDVFVLPTPQAMTLTAIVIAFASSALMLSLVVMLYRHYGTLDVREIRRLRG
- a CDS encoding MnhB domain-containing protein, which produces MKPLSIVARTVCDLFAWFLVIFGVYVIVHGDITPGGGFQGGAIVASFMALLLVAHGGKKVLEWVKLSVYWGLMFFGLLLFIFLGIGGIKHGTFMYNFLSIPHDVAVNSTHGIIPFSGNIGLMDLAVGIEVAGALTIILIVMFRWMMTDVSEKSGKETGYDG
- the mbhE gene encoding hydrogen gas-evolving membrane-bound hydrogenase subunit E is translated as MKLKALFVAAALVMGGIAMTGLDRIHPFGKPNAVEMDEYYLTHALEDRSAENVVTSIVFDYRAFDTLGESAVLFTALCSVVALFRKGGN